The following are from one region of the Capsicum annuum cultivar UCD-10X-F1 chromosome 1, UCD10Xv1.1, whole genome shotgun sequence genome:
- the LOC107853432 gene encoding probable protein phosphatase 2C 47, whose protein sequence is MGAEAEVMVQLQHTIPVLDVSCCSDLDVKSPETTILQFIPSIRSGSFADTGPRRFMEDEHIRIDDLSAHLGSLMRFPKPSAFYGVFDGHGGSEAAAYVRKNVLNLFFRDTNFPETSEVDEVFLEGVESSLRKGFLLADLALADDCNISSSSGTTALTALVLGRLLMVANAGDCRAVLCRNGEAIDMSQDHRPNYPSERRRVEELGGFIDDGYLNGTLSVTRALGDWDMKLPRGSASPLIAEPEFRQIVLTDDDEFLIIACDGIWDVMSSQQTVSLVRRGLRRHDDPEQCAKDLVMEALRRNTFDNLTVIIVCFTSPDHQELSPIRPRRLRSCSFSAEALCSLQSWLDNNGSH, encoded by the exons ATCCCTGTGTTGGATGTCTCATGTTGTTCTGATTTG GATGTCAAATCCCCCGAGACAACCATATTGCAATTCATTCCGAGCATTCGCTCAGGTAGCTTTGCAGATACTGGCCCACGTAGGTTCATGGAAGACGAGCATATAAGGATAGACGATCTATCTGCACACCTTGGCTCACTCATGAGGTTTCCGAAGCCCAGTGCTTTCTATGGG GTGTTTGATGGTCATGGAGGATCGGAAGCTGCAGCTTATGTGAGAAAAAATGTACTTAACTTATTCTTCAGAGACACTAATTTCCCAGAGACTTCAGAAGTTGATGAGGTATTTCTAGAAGGGGTGGAGAGCTCTCTTCGGAAAGGGTTTCTTCTGGCTGACCTTGCTTTAGCTGATGACTGCAATATCAGCAGTTCTTCTGGAACCACTGCGCTGACAGCTCTTGTGTTGGGAAG GCTATTAATGGTGGCAAATGCCGGAGACTGCCGAGCAGTCCTTTGCCGTAACGGAGAGGCAATTGACATGTCCCAAGACCATAGACCAAATTATCCATCAGAGAGGAGGCGTGTTGAAGAGTTAGGTGGATTTATTGATGATGGCTATCTGAATGGTACACTATCAGTGACGAGAGCCTTGGGGGACTGGGACATGAAGCTGCCTCGTGGCTCTGCCTCTCCTCTGATTGCAGAGCCAGAATTTCGACAGATAGTTCTGACAGATGATGATGAATTCCTCATTATTGCTTGTGATGGAATCTGGGATGTCATGTCTAGCCAACAAACAGTTAGTCTAGTGCGTCGAGGGCTAAGACGGCATGATGATCCTGAACAGTGTGCGAAGGACCTTGTCATGGAGGCCTTGCGGCGCAATACATTTGACAATCTTACAGTAATTATTGTATGCTTTACTTCCCCTGATCATCAAGAGCTATCACCAATTCGTCCAAGGAGATTAAGGAGCTGCAGCTTCTCTGCAGAAGCCTTGTGTAGCTTGCAGAGCTGGTTAGACAACAACGGGAGCCATTGA
- the LOC107853034 gene encoding uncharacterized protein LOC107853034, producing MAMPISSSSTLRQISATTTMSSPATSSSSASILNLNHNQLIVPLIAKRKSISASSSSFISTHRFNFSISRSFRNISYPSPIRIRPISPVMEWQDCTVKMEVDVPTSVAYKCYSDREAISEWMPFISSVKILEDKPDLSRWSLKYKAFGQDLEYSWLARNMQPTPNQKIHWRSMEGLPNRGAVRFFPKGPSSCIIELTVSYEVPQLLVPVASALKPFLENLLRQGLERFATFAKSYSADTPK from the exons ATGGCAATGCCTATCTCTTCTTCCTCCACTCTCCGCCAAATTTCTGCAACTACCACCATGTCCTCCCCTGCAACTTCCTCCTCCTCCGCCTCCATACTCAATCTCAATCACAATCAGCTCATTGTTCCTCTTATTGCCAAACGAAAGTCAATCAGTGCATCCTCCTCCTCCTTCATCAGCACACACAGATTTAACTTCAGCATTTCTAGATCCTTCCGGAACATCTCTTATCCTTCTCCCATTAGAATTAGACCTATATCTCCTGTCATGGAATGGCAAGATTGCAC GGTCAAAATGGAAGTAGATGTACCGACGTCAGTTGCTTATAAGTGCTATTCTGATCGTGAGGCTATTTCTGAATGGATGCCTTTTATTTCATCTGTAAAG ATTTTGGAGGATAAGCCTGACTTATCTAGATGGTCGCTAAAGTATAAAGCTTTCGGGCAGGATCTTGAGTATTCGTGGCTTGCTCGAAATATGCAG CCTACTCCAAACCAGAAGATCCATTGGAGATCTATGGAGGGACTTCCTAACCG GGGAGCTGTGCGATTTTTTCCCAAAGGCCCATCATCCTGCATCATTGAA cTAACAGTTTCATATGAAGTGCCTCAACTGTTGGTTCCAGTGGCATCG gCATTGAAACCATTTCTTGAAAACCTGCTTAGACAAGGGTTGGAACGTTTTGCAACATTTGCTAAGAGCTACTCAGCTGACACACCTAAATGA